The following nucleotide sequence is from Falco naumanni isolate bFalNau1 chromosome 6, bFalNau1.pat, whole genome shotgun sequence.
TTGTAACCTTGCCTGTTTGTTGTGATGTCTGTTGGCTTTGAATAAAGATCCTGGATTCTTAAAGGTTTTCTCCATTCCTTTTTGGGggaatgtaaaggaaaaaatgaaatagttcCTTTATAATATTCAATAGAAAGGATGGATCAACAGGTTTGTACAAAATGATGTTGCCTAAATCAATAGTTAACTCTTTGGAAACTATTCCTGACGCAGCTGTGTATGTTCCCTTTTCCTCAGATATAACCCTGGAAGTAGGAAATCCTCAAGTGATTATTTCTGAGTCCTCAGACAACAAGTCAGTTTTACTGTGGAGTTGGTATCGTAGACTTctacaaaagcaattttttaaatctatggtgtgttttttttcttgcagtccTTTAAACTCCTAGGATTTCTTGATGTCGAAAGCGTCCCATGTGCACGAGAGTCAGTGCTCTATGGATCCCTGGGATCTTTAGTTGTGGGTCTTGGACATTTTTTAGCAACCAGTAAGTACTTACTCCTTCtagtttttatatatatatttctgcaaggaaaaattaatttgtatgtGCTGTTAGGTTTTGTTAATAATGGGAAGTTATCCAAGGTTTTTTctgaggatttttgtttttctttcaggtagAGTTAGAAGATCTTGTGACTTTGCAGTTGGTGGCTTTATTTGCACAATGTTAGGATACTGGTATGTAAAACTCTTCTTGAATTTTCACAGGCCTATGTTGGCTGCTTTGTACAACGTGATCCCCGTGTGACCTTTCACAGTGTTTTAGAAACTCCATAAAAATCTTGCCTAGCAAAGcatcctcttccttctcccccacatatttatttttttaaaggaagagagTTCAATGTCTTtgaatttttgttattttttttaaaaaaacttgctATTGTTTCTTGAATCCTAAGAGGTCAAGCCACCCAGTTACTTCAGTCtttcttaattctttcttttttccttcacatatGCCATCCTTCTGTCCTAATTATAAAGGCAGCATACTACAAGgtcattaaattaatttccatatTGCAGAAATTAGCATTTTCCATTGGGCTTGTATATCTTGCTCCTCAGTGGCTGCGTAATGTTTGCCTTAAAGAAATAGCAGTTAGCCAAGTATTTTCATGGTGCATCATTTCATAATGACTTTTACTACCGTTATTATATGTGGTTTCAACTTCTCAGCTGGCTGAGTAACTCTGATTTGTCACATATTAAGCaggaaattatgttttcttttcacccCCTCCTCTAGGTTTTACTGCAGGTACAATTTGGCCCAACAGAGGATCCGCCAAAGAGTGCTTAAAGAaggaatgagaaacaaaatgttatttgaagGCAGTTCTCTTgatccagaaagaaaacaaaccgGCAATGAAAGAAGTGATTCATAGCCTGCTTATGGAGGAATTGTGGGCTAATACAGCCGTGGGAGAAGGTGGTCCAAGAATGGCAGTCTTCCCTGTGAATGGGTGAGGTGCCTGAACCTGATAAATCATGCTGGTTTTCCTAGCAAATCCAAGCAAGAAATTCATAGCAAATCTGTGAAGTCGGTGTAcaagcttgcctttttttttgtgtatgtgtatgaCTATGTGCACAGTGAGAAATTACCTCCTACCACACGCATTTGGGAACCGATGGGGTGTATTGCAGGCCCTCGGAGGATTAATGACAGTGTTTTGGGACTGTGTTAACTTCCATTATAAACTGAATGGTTCGTTTTAGCAAAGTTCTAATTAGATCTCATTCAAATacagagaagtatttttatcAGCTGTTGTCTTGAGTAAATGGATCCTTCAGTGCTACTGTTAATTGTGCTGTTTGTAAAACCAGGAATATTTGAACAGTAGGTGAATTCTTTGTTTGTGCAAGATGGGTGATATCAGTAGCCTTTGTGagatttcagctgcaaaataaCTTCAGATAATGTGTATACACTGTGAAGTTGAAGGATTTCCATCTTTGTTCTGTGTGAAACcaagaataaaaccaaatttcaGAAGCAGTCTAAGGTATGTAACTGATCTTTTTACTCGATTAAAAATCTTGCGCTTCTCTTCAGGGCATTGCTTTACAATTGGTGgagtaataattttttttaggtttttttgtaagTACTGATGGTCAAtaggttttgtggggttttaaaTCAAAAAAGGCATATTCTACTTGTATATTTCACGGTACACGTTCAGTTGAAATTATATAGTGGtactttttttaaggaaaccaTCTTACTTGGAAATACAGTGTTAGGTCTAATTGCATATTGGTAAAAAGATGAGTGATGGGTGTAACACTCCTTGCTTCTGTTTACATCCGTGACACAATGTATGTATTGTTTTCACAAAATGATTTATAGTGTATTATGCTGTAAGCACTTTTTGGTCAGGCATTCACTGAGCAAAAAGAgtcctttccccccaccttATACTTTGTCTGAGGGAGTTTGTGATCTGTTGTTAATTCAGGTTGGTGTGGGGAGATTTGGGAATCCAGTTGTGAACAGCAGCGTTGCTCTACttatttaatttggaaatatACTTGAAAGCATTAAACAAACATGCTATTTACACTGAGATAATTAAACTTTTACCCTCTGTGGATTAGCCTCttacaagaggaaaacaaacctgtacactgtttcctttt
It contains:
- the LOC121090539 gene encoding cytochrome c oxidase assembly protein COX20, mitochondrial: MAGEGDSEPRKSFKLLGFLDVESVPCARESVLYGSLGSLVVGLGHFLATSRVRRSCDFAVGGFICTMLGYWFYCRYNLAQQRIRQRVLKEGMRNKMLFEGSSLDPERKQTGNERSDS